From the Flavobacterium galactosidilyticum genome, one window contains:
- the hemW gene encoding radical SAM family heme chaperone HemW, which produces MSGIYIHIPFCKQACHYCDFHFSTSMKRKEEMVLALAKEIHLRKDESSEETIETIYFGGGTPSVLTSAEINFLIDAVYQNYKVVEKPEITLEANPDDLSEERILELSKSKINRLSIGIQSFYEDDLKMMNRAHNSAEAKRCLEFATQYFENISLDLIYAIPGMRNEKWKQNIEMALYFGIPHISSYALTVEPKTALNKLIQTGKITAPNDEAAQEHFAILVETLESKGFVHYELSNFAKENYFSKNNSAYWLGKKYIGIGPSAHSYNGIARSWNVANNPIYLKSIQEDKLPNESEILSVTDRYNEYIMTGLRTIWGVSFDRVEKEFGVEYLNYLNKQTKKYLDDDLLFIEVDILKPTKKGKFLTDGIASDLFYLNLE; this is translated from the coding sequence ATGTCCGGAATCTATATTCATATTCCTTTTTGTAAGCAAGCTTGTCATTATTGCGACTTTCATTTTTCGACTTCTATGAAGAGGAAGGAAGAGATGGTTTTGGCTTTGGCCAAAGAAATTCATTTGAGAAAAGACGAGTCATCTGAAGAAACCATTGAAACCATTTATTTTGGTGGTGGAACGCCAAGTGTTCTGACTTCTGCTGAAATCAATTTCTTGATTGATGCCGTTTATCAGAATTATAAGGTTGTCGAAAAGCCTGAAATTACTTTAGAAGCTAATCCAGATGATTTGTCAGAAGAACGAATATTGGAATTGTCAAAAAGTAAAATTAACCGATTAAGCATCGGAATTCAGTCTTTCTATGAAGATGATTTGAAAATGATGAACCGTGCACATAATTCGGCGGAAGCCAAAAGATGTCTTGAATTTGCTACTCAATATTTCGAGAATATTTCACTCGATTTGATTTATGCTATTCCTGGAATGAGGAATGAAAAATGGAAACAAAATATTGAAATGGCCTTGTATTTCGGGATTCCGCACATTTCTAGTTATGCTCTGACGGTGGAACCCAAAACGGCTTTAAACAAACTGATTCAGACCGGAAAAATTACTGCACCTAATGATGAAGCGGCGCAAGAACATTTTGCTATTTTGGTCGAAACTCTAGAATCGAAAGGATTTGTACATTATGAATTGTCTAATTTTGCGAAAGAGAATTATTTCTCTAAGAATAACTCGGCCTATTGGTTGGGTAAGAAATACATTGGTATCGGGCCTTCGGCACATAGCTATAATGGAATTGCCAGAAGTTGGAACGTAGCTAATAACCCAATTTATCTCAAATCCATTCAAGAAGATAAATTGCCAAATGAATCCGAAATTTTATCTGTAACTGATCGTTATAATGAATATATTATGACGGGTTTGAGAACGATTTGGGGTGTTTCTTTTGATCGAGTTGAAAAAGAATTTGGTGTTGAATATTTGAATTATCTAAATAAGCAAACTAAAAAGTATCTTGATGATGATTTGCTTTTTATTGAAGTTGACATTTTAAAACCAACTAAAAAAGGAAAGTTTTTGACTGACGGGATTGCGTCGGACTTATTTTACTTAAATTTGGAATAG
- a CDS encoding DUF58 domain-containing protein → MKIESNIEKISSFQHLELLANQVVEGFISGMHKSPFHGFSAEFAEHKVYNVGESTKHIDWKLFAKTDRLYTKRFEEETNLRCHIIIDNSSSMHYPKLKVGQNFYENKIGFSVLASVVLMNLLKKQRDAVGLSVFSDTYEYYAPEKGSDRHHRMILNTLENLLEIPVTQKTTDAVTFLHQIAEKIHRRSMIILFTDMFHSGNSAVDEEALFTALQHLKHNKHKVVLFHVVDVKTEVNFDFDNAPRKFVDIETGEEVAIYADNVKEEYEKEVEKYFKKLSLTCSQNRIKYIPVSVDESFEKIMTTYLVEKQNFG, encoded by the coding sequence ATGAAAATCGAATCAAATATTGAAAAAATATCTAGTTTTCAGCATCTTGAATTGTTAGCAAATCAAGTTGTTGAAGGCTTTATTTCTGGAATGCATAAGAGTCCGTTTCATGGTTTTTCAGCAGAGTTTGCAGAGCATAAAGTTTACAATGTGGGCGAAAGCACAAAACATATTGACTGGAAACTGTTTGCGAAGACTGATCGTCTATATACGAAGCGATTTGAAGAGGAGACCAATTTACGTTGTCATATTATTATAGATAATTCCTCGTCTATGCATTATCCAAAACTAAAAGTGGGTCAAAACTTTTATGAGAATAAAATTGGATTTTCAGTTTTAGCATCAGTGGTTTTAATGAATCTGTTGAAGAAGCAGCGTGATGCAGTAGGATTAAGTGTTTTTTCAGATACGTACGAATATTATGCGCCTGAGAAGGGGAGTGATCGTCATCATCGAATGATTTTAAACACTTTGGAAAACTTGCTTGAGATACCAGTTACTCAAAAAACAACTGATGCGGTTACTTTTCTCCATCAAATAGCAGAGAAAATACATCGCCGGTCTATGATTATCTTATTTACGGATATGTTTCACTCGGGTAATAGTGCTGTAGATGAAGAAGCCTTGTTTACGGCTTTGCAGCATTTAAAACATAATAAGCATAAAGTGGTTTTATTTCATGTGGTAGATGTTAAAACCGAAGTGAATTTTGACTTTGATAACGCTCCACGAAAGTTTGTTGACATAGAAACGGGTGAGGAAGTAGCTATTTATGCGGATAATGTAAAGGAAGAATACGAAAAAGAGGTCGAAAAATACTTTAAAAAGCTGTCTTTAACCTGTTCTCAGAACAGAATTAAGTACATTCCAGTTAGTGTTGACGAAAGTTTTGAAAAAATAATGACAACATACTTAGTTGAAAAACAAAACTTTGGATAA
- a CDS encoding DUF4407 domain-containing protein — protein sequence MLKQFFILCSGADKDILEGCSEGEQTKYVGIGATVFFTAVMAFIASAYALFTVFDSAYPAILFGLVWSLLIFNLDRFIVSTIRKRDKFGSEFLQATPRVILAVIIAIVISKPLEIKIFEKEINTVLLKEKNAMALNNKKEVANYFKSDLDKNKAEIDSLKSDITKKEKEVNTLYETYITEAEGTAGTKKLGKGPVFKEKIAKHNLAFAQLDTLKKTNLAKIAEKESKTKTLQADLDKKITETQPIIDGFDGLMARINALDKLPWLPSFFIMLLFLAIETSPIIAKLLSPKGEYDFKLEDLETALKATLDQNKYQRTLLVKTSAAMHDKVYEDIKEDKNLYDLQRKKATELLELQTHNFVEKQKRTL from the coding sequence ATGTTAAAACAATTTTTTATTCTTTGTTCTGGAGCAGATAAAGATATTCTCGAAGGCTGCTCTGAAGGCGAACAAACCAAATACGTAGGTATTGGCGCTACGGTTTTCTTCACTGCTGTTATGGCATTTATTGCAAGTGCTTACGCCTTATTCACTGTTTTTGACAGTGCTTATCCTGCAATACTATTTGGATTAGTTTGGAGTTTACTCATTTTCAATCTAGATCGTTTTATTGTTTCTACTATTCGAAAAAGAGACAAATTTGGAAGTGAATTTCTACAAGCAACTCCTCGAGTTATTTTAGCGGTTATTATTGCAATCGTCATTTCAAAACCATTAGAAATTAAAATCTTTGAAAAGGAAATAAACACTGTCTTATTGAAAGAGAAAAATGCCATGGCTTTGAATAATAAAAAGGAAGTAGCCAACTATTTCAAAAGTGATTTAGACAAAAACAAAGCTGAAATTGACAGCCTTAAATCGGATATTACTAAAAAAGAGAAAGAGGTAAATACCTTATACGAAACCTATATCACCGAAGCAGAAGGAACTGCTGGAACTAAAAAACTAGGCAAAGGTCCAGTTTTTAAAGAAAAAATAGCTAAACATAATTTGGCTTTCGCCCAATTGGACACCCTTAAAAAAACAAATTTGGCTAAAATTGCCGAAAAAGAGAGCAAAACAAAAACACTTCAAGCCGATTTAGACAAAAAAATAACAGAAACCCAACCAATTATAGATGGTTTTGACGGATTAATGGCACGAATAAACGCTTTAGACAAATTGCCTTGGTTACCGTCATTCTTTATCATGCTGTTATTTTTAGCAATCGAAACTTCTCCAATTATAGCCAAGCTATTATCGCCAAAAGGAGAATATGACTTTAAACTCGAAGATCTAGAAACAGCTTTAAAAGCTACATTAGACCAAAACAAATACCAACGCACTTTACTAGTAAAAACGAGTGCTGCAATGCACGATAAAGTGTATGAAGATATTAAAGAAGACAAAAATTTATATGATCTTCAACGCAAAAAAGCCACTGAATTACTAGAACTGCAAACTCATAATTTTGTAGAAAAACAGAAAAGAACTTTATAG
- a CDS encoding cyclase family protein: MIARINNLEVDLSKPLDVSIPLTNTEENPIAWYIEKPEIEPVVFGDWIGSVQKGASTNFNTISFNPHGHGTHTECLGHITREFYSINRSLKQFFFLAELVTIEPEKHREDWVITKNQIENSLQGKTPEALLIRTLPNFKVKKSLNYSNTNPPYLSEEAARFICESNIKHLLIDLPSIDKEKDEGKLLAHKAFWNVKNVNNLNSDARLEATITEMIFVADEIKDGSYLLNLQIASFENDASPSKPVLYAFLNI; the protein is encoded by the coding sequence ATGATAGCAAGAATCAATAATTTAGAAGTCGACTTATCAAAACCTCTTGATGTTTCGATTCCTCTGACAAATACAGAGGAAAATCCTATTGCCTGGTATATTGAAAAACCAGAGATAGAACCGGTTGTTTTTGGCGATTGGATTGGAAGTGTTCAGAAAGGAGCTTCTACAAATTTTAATACTATTTCCTTTAACCCACATGGTCACGGAACACACACGGAATGTTTAGGCCATATTACGAGAGAATTTTATAGTATCAATCGATCCTTGAAACAATTCTTTTTTCTAGCGGAGTTAGTTACAATCGAACCAGAAAAACATCGAGAAGATTGGGTGATAACAAAAAACCAAATTGAAAACAGTTTGCAAGGAAAAACTCCGGAAGCTTTATTAATTAGGACTTTACCTAATTTTAAAGTCAAAAAATCTTTAAATTATTCTAATACAAATCCACCTTATCTCAGTGAGGAAGCGGCACGTTTTATTTGTGAAAGTAACATTAAACATTTACTAATCGATTTGCCTAGTATAGATAAAGAGAAAGATGAGGGCAAATTATTGGCGCACAAGGCTTTTTGGAACGTGAAGAATGTTAATAACCTCAATTCAGATGCCAGATTAGAAGCAACAATTACTGAAATGATTTTTGTTGCTGATGAAATTAAAGATGGAAGTTATTTACTGAATTTACAAATCGCTTCATTTGAGAATGATGCGAGTCCGAGTAAGCCAGTTTTATATGCTTTTTTAAATATTTAA
- a CDS encoding DUF456 domain-containing protein, which produces MDLIILILAFLCIIGGLLGSFLPVLPGPSISWVGLALLYFTKAVPANYWILGIALLITLIISVLDYIIPAKGTKKFGGSSYGIWGTNIGLVIGIFAPVPFGFLIGPFVGALVGELIYDYKDHNRALKAAAGSFVGFLASSFIKFVICVMYFGLFVWIVWQYKSELFST; this is translated from the coding sequence ATGGATTTGATTATACTAATACTTGCTTTTTTATGCATAATAGGTGGTCTGTTAGGTAGTTTTTTACCCGTTTTGCCGGGACCTTCGATTAGTTGGGTTGGCTTAGCCTTACTTTATTTTACTAAAGCTGTTCCAGCTAACTATTGGATACTTGGAATTGCTTTATTAATCACACTCATCATCTCAGTTTTAGATTATATAATTCCTGCTAAAGGCACAAAAAAATTTGGAGGCAGCTCGTATGGGATTTGGGGAACAAACATTGGATTAGTAATCGGGATTTTCGCCCCTGTTCCTTTTGGATTCCTAATTGGTCCATTTGTGGGTGCATTAGTTGGTGAACTTATCTACGATTATAAAGATCACAACAGAGCGCTAAAAGCTGCTGCAGGATCATTTGTGGGGTTTTTAGCGTCAAGCTTTATTAAATTTGTAATTTGTGTGATGTATTTCGGACTGTTTGTATGGATCGTATGGCAATATAAAAGTGAGCTGTTTTCCACATAA
- a CDS encoding transposase: MPFGLYPDLKKAYNLSQQLRGIYNNSNDKHNVMTKLAHCYRNAEELGFKNFNILLNTLTLNYHSIFNYFDNRTTNASAESFNAKIKVFNLEESKTLSSLLNLF; encoded by the coding sequence ATGCCATTTGGATTGTATCCAGATTTGAAGAAAGCGTATAATTTAAGTCAGCAACTTCGAGGCATTTACAATAATAGCAACGATAAGCACAATGTAATGACCAAATTAGCACATTGCTACAGGAATGCAGAGGAATTGGGTTTTAAGAACTTCAATATCCTACTTAATACCCTAACTCTAAATTATCACTCAATATTCAACTATTTTGACAACAGAACTACTAATGCATCGGCAGAATCCTTTAATGCAAAAATTAAAGTATTCAATTTAGAGGAGTCAAAAACTCTATCTTCTCTACTGAATCTATTTTAG
- a CDS encoding ISAon1 family transposase: MASFYGVKGRNLLSQYKDYLSDFKTWDQLGHAKKWLLFPKNIRKYLSIDETSLSNGELYTILTSKSAKGKKGTIVAMVAGTKAETVISIIEKIPLKQRNLVKEITLDMAGNMGLIARKCFPNATRVVDRFHVQKLATEALQEIRIKYRWEAIDQENDAIERARKSKVNFESKTLSNGDTLKQLLARSRYFLYKNKSKWTPNQIERAGLLFELYPDIQKGYNLTQELRGIFEHTTDKIIAFAKLAKWHEKVNQSGFKSFGTISRTIMTHYQTILNYFDNRSTNASAESFNAKIKAFRSRFRGVRNVEFFLFRLTNIYA, translated from the coding sequence ATCGCTTCTTTTTATGGAGTTAAGGGGAGAAATTTGTTGTCTCAATACAAAGACTACTTAAGTGACTTTAAAACTTGGGATCAACTAGGACATGCTAAAAAATGGCTTCTTTTCCCTAAGAACATTCGAAAGTATTTATCTATAGATGAAACATCTCTCTCTAACGGAGAGCTCTATACAATTCTGACCAGTAAATCTGCTAAAGGAAAGAAAGGAACCATTGTAGCCATGGTTGCAGGAACTAAAGCAGAAACAGTAATATCAATTATTGAAAAAATCCCTCTTAAACAAAGAAACCTAGTCAAAGAAATTACTTTGGATATGGCCGGTAATATGGGCTTAATTGCTCGAAAATGTTTTCCTAATGCAACTCGTGTGGTTGATCGTTTCCATGTGCAGAAGCTGGCTACAGAAGCACTCCAGGAAATCAGGATCAAATATCGTTGGGAAGCCATAGATCAAGAAAATGACGCAATAGAACGAGCAAGGAAGTCAAAAGTAAATTTCGAATCTAAAACACTCTCTAATGGCGATACTCTTAAACAATTACTGGCAAGGAGTCGTTATTTCTTGTATAAAAACAAATCTAAATGGACACCAAACCAAATAGAACGTGCTGGCTTACTATTTGAATTATATCCTGATATTCAAAAAGGATATAACCTAACTCAAGAGCTTCGTGGCATCTTTGAGCACACAACGGATAAAATTATTGCTTTTGCGAAATTAGCCAAATGGCATGAAAAAGTAAATCAATCTGGGTTTAAGTCTTTCGGTACAATCTCCCGTACCATTATGACTCACTATCAAACAATATTGAACTACTTTGACAATAGAAGTACTAATGCTTCAGCAGAATCTTTCAATGCAAAAATAAAAGCATTTAGATCACGATTCAGAGGTGTTAGGAATGTAGAATTTTTCCTTTTTCGACTAACGAATATATATGCTTAA
- a CDS encoding MmcQ/YjbR family DNA-binding protein produces MNLESYYDYCLLKKGVTEHFPFDDDTLVFKVGGKLFALSSLKKWEIQEPSVNLKCEPDRAAELRAQFDDIRPGFHMSKVHWNTININKGVADVIVKELIDHSYDLVFKSLTKKLQSEIHEL; encoded by the coding sequence ATGAATCTAGAAAGTTATTACGATTATTGCCTTTTGAAAAAAGGAGTGACAGAGCATTTTCCTTTCGATGACGATACTTTAGTTTTCAAGGTTGGCGGAAAGCTCTTTGCGCTTTCTTCATTAAAAAAATGGGAAATTCAAGAGCCCTCTGTCAATTTGAAATGTGAACCAGATCGCGCTGCTGAACTACGAGCTCAATTTGATGATATAAGGCCGGGATTTCACATGAGTAAAGTTCATTGGAATACAATAAATATTAATAAAGGAGTTGCAGATGTTATTGTCAAAGAATTAATTGATCATTCCTACGATTTGGTTTTCAAAAGTTTAACAAAGAAATTGCAAAGTGAAATTCACGAATTATAA
- the ruvC gene encoding crossover junction endodeoxyribonuclease RuvC, which yields MLNERIILGIDPGTTIMGFGLIKIVNKKMEFLQLNELQLSKYDNHYQKLKIIFERTIELIDTHNPDEIAIEAPFFGKNVQSMLKLGRAQGVAMAAGLSRDIPITEYEPKKIKMAITGNGNASKEQVAKMLQQLLGLKELPKNLDSTDGLAAAVCHFFNSGKVVGEKSYTGWDAFVKNNESRVKK from the coding sequence ATGTTAAACGAACGTATCATATTGGGAATTGATCCCGGAACAACGATTATGGGTTTTGGATTGATAAAAATTGTCAATAAAAAAATGGAGTTTTTGCAATTAAATGAGCTGCAACTTTCCAAATATGATAATCATTACCAAAAACTAAAAATAATTTTTGAACGTACTATTGAGTTAATCGATACACATAATCCGGACGAAATTGCAATTGAAGCGCCTTTCTTTGGGAAAAATGTACAGTCGATGCTCAAATTAGGACGCGCGCAAGGTGTGGCTATGGCTGCGGGACTTTCAAGAGACATTCCTATTACGGAATACGAACCTAAGAAAATAAAAATGGCTATTACTGGAAATGGAAATGCTAGTAAAGAGCAAGTAGCTAAAATGCTTCAACAGCTTTTAGGTCTCAAGGAATTACCTAAAAATCTCGATTCAACTGATGGATTAGCAGCTGCTGTTTGTCATTTTTTCAATTCTGGAAAAGTGGTTGGAGAAAAGAGCTATACGGGTTGGGATGCTTTTGTGAAGAATAACGAGTCTCGTGTTAAAAAGTAA
- a CDS encoding GNAT family N-acetyltransferase: protein MNVITVSTDKNKLDVPFIQQFLKDIYWAAGRTIEEVQTSIDHSFCFGIYLDDKQIGFARVITDYVVFAYLMDVFIAEEHRGKCYSSILIDNMMKEPQLQNIKIWRLATKDAHFLYRKFGFNELANPEKLMEKIIT from the coding sequence ATGAATGTAATAACTGTATCAACCGATAAAAATAAATTAGATGTTCCGTTTATTCAACAATTCTTAAAGGATATTTATTGGGCTGCAGGACGAACAATCGAAGAGGTTCAAACTTCTATTGATCACTCGTTTTGCTTTGGAATTTATCTTGACGATAAACAAATAGGTTTTGCTAGGGTAATTACTGATTACGTTGTTTTTGCTTATTTGATGGATGTTTTTATCGCTGAAGAACATCGTGGCAAGTGTTACTCGTCTATTTTAATTGACAATATGATGAAGGAACCTCAGCTTCAGAATATTAAAATTTGGAGATTGGCAACTAAAGACGCACATTTTTTATATCGAAAATTTGGTTTTAATGAATTGGCAAATCCAGAAAAATTAATGGAAAAAATCATCACATGA
- a CDS encoding alpha/beta hydrolase, which yields MVLINASPISAQIRAVPLWETIPGAIPAIDHEEESRVDEQGNRTGIMKVTEPTLKIFLVDNKNTKNAAVIICPGGGYALLSNEKEGDKVAVWLNSIGVSAFVLKYRLPSDMIMEDKTVGPLQDAQEAMRIVRRHADEWNLDATKIGVLGFSAGGHLASTLSTHYNDTVYKTNDNISSRPDFSILIYPVISMDETTTHKVSKENLLGEKPSNELIAKFSNEKQVDSNTPTTFLVHATDDKSVVVENSITYYLALKRHNVPAEMHLYETGGHGFSLGDDGTNQNWPLACEKWMISKKLITTDLVKK from the coding sequence ATGGTTTTAATAAATGCAAGTCCTATTTCTGCTCAAATTCGTGCAGTTCCTTTATGGGAAACCATACCTGGTGCAATTCCTGCAATTGACCATGAGGAGGAGTCAAGAGTAGATGAGCAGGGTAATCGAACAGGAATAATGAAGGTAACAGAACCCACTTTGAAAATTTTCTTAGTAGATAATAAAAACACTAAAAACGCAGCTGTCATTATATGTCCAGGAGGTGGCTATGCACTTTTGTCTAATGAAAAGGAAGGGGATAAAGTTGCGGTTTGGCTTAACTCAATTGGTGTTTCAGCTTTTGTTCTTAAATACCGATTGCCAAGTGACATGATCATGGAAGACAAGACTGTCGGTCCATTACAAGATGCGCAAGAAGCTATGAGAATAGTACGTAGACATGCTGATGAATGGAATCTAGATGCGACTAAAATAGGAGTTTTAGGATTTTCGGCAGGAGGTCATTTGGCATCAACTTTATCAACGCACTATAATGATACGGTATACAAAACCAATGATAATATAAGTTCTCGTCCTGATTTTTCTATTTTGATTTATCCTGTCATTTCGATGGATGAAACAACAACCCATAAAGTTTCTAAAGAAAATTTATTAGGTGAAAAACCAAGTAACGAATTGATTGCTAAGTTTTCGAATGAAAAACAGGTAGATTCCAACACTCCAACAACATTTTTAGTTCATGCAACGGATGACAAATCAGTAGTTGTAGAAAATAGTATTACTTATTATTTAGCTTTAAAAAGACATAATGTGCCAGCTGAAATGCATCTTTATGAAACTGGAGGACACGGATTTAGTTTAGGAGATGATGGAACCAATCAAAATTGGCCACTAGCTTGCGAAAAATGGATGATTTCTAAAAAGCTTATCACTACTGATTTAGTTAAAAAATAA
- a CDS encoding transposase, whose amino-acid sequence MLIHYFDNRSTNASAESFNAKIKAFRSRFRGVRNVEFFLFRLTKIYA is encoded by the coding sequence GTGTTGATCCACTATTTTGACAATAGAAGTACTAATGCTTCAGCAGAATCTTTCAATGCAAAAATAAAAGCATTTAGATCACGATTCAGAGGTGTTAGGAATGTAGAATTTTTCCTTTTTCGACTAACTAAGATATATGCTTAA
- a CDS encoding PH domain-containing protein, giving the protein MKEQFKKFLNEEQDPKAIEKIASKLSDLLMKNEEIGYIAVQKKPAITVLPDGIVMTNKRIIICQPKNLGLSMDFTDYTWDQIEATFVKENILGSEFSFSTKTDMTVSIDYIPKIQARKIFTYAKEQLDILKNGPVVADAIVEQEVIDSFEEVEVVEEVEAEEVTHFAEIMPVSPPVFNMEKEDFHSEIQTTKEHGLSGLSQDELFEKLQNYKKLLDNGLIMQGEYDAFKKEILSFM; this is encoded by the coding sequence ATGAAGGAACAATTTAAAAAGTTTTTAAACGAAGAGCAAGATCCTAAAGCTATTGAAAAGATAGCCTCAAAATTGAGTGATTTATTGATGAAAAATGAGGAAATCGGATATATTGCAGTTCAAAAAAAGCCGGCAATTACCGTTTTACCAGATGGTATTGTAATGACAAATAAACGAATTATTATTTGTCAACCTAAAAATCTAGGGCTTTCAATGGATTTTACAGATTATACTTGGGATCAAATTGAAGCCACTTTTGTAAAAGAAAATATATTAGGATCAGAGTTTTCATTTTCAACTAAAACGGATATGACAGTTTCCATAGATTATATCCCAAAAATTCAAGCTAGGAAGATATTTACTTATGCTAAAGAACAATTAGACATCTTAAAAAATGGTCCTGTTGTAGCGGATGCAATTGTTGAACAAGAAGTTATCGACTCTTTTGAGGAAGTGGAAGTTGTTGAAGAAGTTGAGGCTGAAGAAGTGACTCATTTTGCTGAAATAATGCCGGTTTCCCCGCCTGTTTTCAATATGGAAAAGGAGGATTTTCATTCTGAAATTCAAACAACAAAAGAGCATGGATTAAGCGGTTTGTCACAAGACGAACTTTTCGAGAAATTGCAAAATTATAAAAAACTTCTAGACAACGGATTAATCATGCAAGGAGAGTATGACGCTTTCAAAAAAGAAATTTTAAGTTTTATGTAA
- a CDS encoding glycosyltransferase family 2 protein, translated as MITIVLFLVVLIYTVPIGLLIYGFTKINTIDYIGLNPKTKFTIIVPFRNENENLPFLLDSLSKLNYPVELFKVLLVDDESEEKFQLLDFDFQVSVITNNRNSNSPKKDAITTAMHYVNSKWVITTDADCIVPENWLLTLDNYIQLHDVSMIASAVTYDCNNSFLHHFQQLDLASLQGATIGSFGINKGFMCNGANFAYTKSLFTALNGFDGNDKIASGDDVFLLQKGIIKFPKNVHYLKSKNTIVTTKPLNCWKSLFYQRVRWASKTSSYQSGFGKALGLIVLAGNLAVITAFGLSLISLIMYKDLFFLFLLKFILDSILIYQSNTFLSQKSIRYLVLSSLFYPFFSVFVTLYSLIGKYEWKGRQF; from the coding sequence ATGATTACAATCGTTTTATTTTTGGTGGTTTTGATTTATACAGTGCCTATTGGACTTTTAATTTATGGTTTTACTAAAATAAACACTATTGATTATATTGGCTTAAACCCAAAAACAAAATTTACTATAATTGTTCCTTTTCGCAACGAAAATGAAAATTTACCTTTTTTACTAGACAGTTTATCTAAGTTGAATTATCCTGTAGAATTGTTTAAAGTTCTTTTAGTTGACGATGAATCGGAAGAAAAATTTCAATTATTAGATTTTGATTTCCAAGTGTCAGTAATAACTAACAATAGAAATTCTAATTCACCAAAGAAGGATGCTATTACCACAGCAATGCATTATGTCAATTCAAAATGGGTTATCACGACAGACGCTGACTGTATAGTTCCTGAAAATTGGTTGTTAACCTTAGACAATTACATTCAACTGCATGATGTTTCCATGATTGCTAGTGCAGTTACTTATGATTGTAACAATTCGTTTCTGCATCATTTTCAGCAATTGGATTTAGCCAGTTTGCAAGGTGCAACCATTGGCAGTTTTGGCATAAATAAAGGTTTTATGTGCAACGGTGCTAATTTTGCTTACACTAAATCGCTTTTTACAGCATTAAATGGCTTTGATGGAAATGACAAAATTGCGAGTGGTGATGATGTGTTCTTGCTACAAAAAGGGATTATTAAATTTCCGAAAAATGTTCATTATCTAAAATCGAAAAATACAATTGTTACGACAAAACCATTGAATTGCTGGAAATCTTTGTTTTATCAAAGAGTGCGCTGGGCCTCTAAAACTAGTTCGTACCAAAGTGGTTTTGGTAAAGCATTAGGTTTAATCGTACTTGCTGGAAATTTAGCTGTAATTACTGCCTTTGGATTAAGTCTTATTAGTCTTATTATGTATAAAGATTTGTTTTTCCTCTTCTTATTAAAGTTTATTTTAGACTCTATTTTGATTTACCAATCTAATACGTTTTTATCTCAAAAATCAATTCGCTATCTCGTTTTAAGTAGTTTGTTTTATCCTTTTTTCAGCGTATTTGTAACTTTATATTCATTGATAGGCAAGTACGAATGGAAAGGAAGACAATTTTAG
- a CDS encoding ISAon1 family transposase N-terminal region protein: protein MQDSFIEILKLLLPEIIVDYFELTSYKKGDEIIHLYLKEINSIPEEYRGSKLSSKGFFEEITVQDFPIRGHQVYLHITRRRWLNEDTGKVVFRDWNLVADGTRVTQEFASFLKEINRFQSK, encoded by the coding sequence ATGCAAGACTCTTTTATCGAGATCCTTAAATTATTGTTACCAGAAATAATAGTAGACTACTTTGAACTTACGTCCTATAAAAAAGGAGACGAGATAATTCATTTGTATCTAAAGGAGATCAATTCAATTCCTGAAGAATACCGAGGATCTAAATTGAGTTCAAAAGGATTCTTTGAAGAGATAACGGTTCAAGATTTTCCTATTCGTGGACATCAGGTATATCTTCATATCACTCGAAGAAGATGGCTTAACGAAGATACTGGCAAAGTAGTCTTTAGAGATTGGAATTTAGTAGCAGACGGAACTCGTGTAACACAGGAGTTTGCGTCTTTTTTAAAAGAGATCAATAGATTCCAGTCCAAATGA